Part of the Flavobacterium okayamense genome, TTTCTCCTGAATCTTCTAAAATTTTTCTTTCAATTTGAAGTAACTTAGCTAATGAATCAACAACAAGAGTTACCGCGACTTCATCATTGTTAATGTTTTTACCAACTTGCAACTGATTTACTTCAACATAATCTGAAAAAGTATGTAATGGAGTTCCTCCTAAAGTTAAAACTCGTTCTGCAATTAAATCTATTTTTAGTTGAGAATCATTATATAATTCTTCAAACTTTAAGTGTAATTCGAAAAACTTTCTCCCTCTAATATTCCAATGCAATCCCCTTAAATTCTGGTAATATACTTGAAAATTAGCTAGTAATATATTTAAGTCATTTATTAAGTTTTTCGTTTCTTCTAAAGGTAATCCTAGTGTGTTTGTTTTCATTTTGTATAATATTTTATATTAATTCTACTACAAATTTACTTAATCTTAAGGTTTAATGTTGATAAATCAAATTGATAGTTATTATATTTGCATCAAAATTATTTATATGACAATTACCCAACTTCATTATGTTTTAGCAGTTGCTGAACATAAAAATTTTACTTTGGCTGCCGAAAAGTGTTTTGTAACTCAACCAACTTTAAGTATGCAAATTCAAAAATTAGAAGATGAGCTTGAAATCCAAATTTTTGACAGAAGTAAAAAACCAATTTCTTTAACTGAAATTGGAGAAAAAATTGTCATTCAAGCTAAGAATATTGTTAACGAAGCTGGGCGAATTAAAGATATTGTAGACCAACAAAAAGGGTATATTGGTGGTGAATTTAGAGTTGGAATAATTCCAACGATTACGCCTACTCTTTTACCAATGTTTTTAAATAATTTCATTCATAAATATCCTAAGGTTAATCTAATAATAGAAGAACTAACTACAGAAGAAATTATTTCTAAGCTAAAAAAAGGGCATTTAGATTGTGCAATTGCAGCAACACCTTTAGAAGAAGAAAGCTTAAAAGAAATTGTTTTATACTATGAACCTTTTGTCGCTTATATTGCTGAAGATCATGCAAGCATAAACAAAAAAGAAATTGAAATAAACGATTTAGACTTAGACCACATTTTACTTCTTCAAGACGG contains:
- a CDS encoding Dps family protein, giving the protein MKTNTLGLPLEETKNLINDLNILLANFQVYYQNLRGLHWNIRGRKFFELHLKFEELYNDSQLKIDLIAERVLTLGGTPLHTFSDYVEVNQLQVGKNINNDEVAVTLVVDSLAKLLQIERKILEDSGEINDEGTNSMMSDFITEQEKTIWMMKAWLNEAV
- a CDS encoding LysR substrate-binding domain-containing protein, encoding MTITQLHYVLAVAEHKNFTLAAEKCFVTQPTLSMQIQKLEDELEIQIFDRSKKPISLTEIGEKIVIQAKNIVNEAGRIKDIVDQQKGYIGGEFRVGIIPTITPTLLPMFLNNFIHKYPKVNLIIEELTTEEIISKLKKGHLDCAIAATPLEEESLKEIVLYYEPFVAYIAEDHASINKKEIEINDLDLDHILLLQDGHCFRNGIINLCKNNKYIADSHFQLESGSFETLVKLVDEGLGTTLLPYLHTLDLNDKSKKRLKSFKDPKPAREVSLIYPKNELKIQIIDALRNTISGVIKGAIAFQDVEIISPKTK